The window GAGATCCTCGGGGTCGCCAACGGGCTCGCGGTGCCGCTGCGGGCCGCCGGTGCCCAGGTGAGCGAACTGGCCGCGGCGATGCAGGTGAAGGACCCGATTCCCGGACGGACGGCGCGAGGGGCCGCCGGCGGGACCGTGCACTGTGCGCTGCTTTCCACGTACGAGGAAGAGGCCGACTGGATCGCGGACAGCCTGCTCGCCGCCTGGCGGGGCGCGGCCCGGATGCCGACGGCGCTGCCCGAGCACATCCCGGTCGAGCGGCGGCCGACCAGCGCGGTGCTGGTCCGGGTACGCAGCCAGATCCCGGCGATCGAGGCGGCCCTGCGCGAGCGGGGGCTGCCGGTCGAGGTGGTCGGGCTCGGCGGCCTGCTGGACACCCCCGAGGTACGGGACGTCGTCTGCACCCTGCGGGTGCTCGCCGACCCGACCGACGGGGCGGCCCTGCTCCGGCTGCTCACCGGGGCCCGGTGGCGGATCGGCCCCCGCGACCTGGTGGCCCTGCACAAGAGGTCCCGGGCCATCGCGACCGCCCGGCGGGAACTGCCCCGCGCCGACGGTGACGCCGAACCGGAGATCAGCACCGACCGACTGGATGACGCGACCCTGGTCGAGGCCCTGGCCGACCTGGGCCCGGCGCAGCTCTACTCGGCCGAGGGTTATGCCCGGCTGCGCGCGTACGGCCTGGAACTCGGACTGTTGCGGCACCGCCTGGACCAGTCGCTGCCGGACCTGGTGGCGGACGTGGAACGGACCATCGGCCTGGAGGTGGAGGTCGCCGTACGGGCCGGTACGGACGGTCGTGGCGGTGACGCCGGCCTGGCCCGTGGCCACCTGGACGCCCTCGGTGACGTCGCCGCCCGGTTCTCCGGTGACTCGACCAACGCCTCCCTCTCCGGTTTCCTGGCCTTCCTCGCCGCCGCCGAGGAGGAGGAACGGGGACTGGCGCCGGGCGAGCTGGAGGTGATGGAGGGGGCGGTGCAGATCGTCACCGCGCACGCCGCGAAGGGCCTCGAATGGGACGTGGTCGCGGTCGCCGGGCTCACCCGTGGCGTCTGGCCCGGACCGGTCCGCAACTCCGACCACTACCTGCTCGGCCTGGGGGTGCTGCCGTTCCCGCTGCGCGGTGACGCGGACGGGCTGCCGGTCCTGGCCCTCGACGAGGTGGCCGACCAGAAGGGCGTGATGAAGGCGCTCACGACCTTCACCGAGCAGTGGCGGGCACATGACGAGCGGGAGGAGCGCCGGCTCGCGTACGTGGCGGTGACCCGACCCCGGCGGCTCCTGCTCTGCTCCGGCTACTGGTGGGGTGACGGGGTGAAGCTGGCCCGTGGCCCGTCGGTCTTCCTCCGCGAGGTGTACGACCGGTGCCTGACCGGTGACGGTTACGTGATCGACGCGTGGGCGCCCGAGCCGGCCGGTGACGCGGTCAACCCGACGACCGAGGTGGTGCTGAGGGCCGAGTGGCCCGCCGACCCGCTGGGTGGCCGCCGTCCGGCGATGGCCGACGCGGCGGCCCTGGTCCGCCAGCACATGGCGGCCGACACCGGCCCGCCGTTGCCGGCCGCCACCGTCGACCCGCCCGCCGAGCGGGATGCTGCCGAGCCCGCTGCCGATCCGGCTGGCGGGCGGGAGGCGGAGGCCGCTGCCGATCCGGATCTCGACCGGTGGCGGCGGGAGGCGGACCTGCTCCTCGCCGAGCGGGCGGAACTCGCCCAGCGGGTCGGGCCGATCGAGGTCGCCCTCCCCGGCCACCTCTCCGTGTCGCAGCTCGTGGCGCTGCGTCGTGACCCGCACGCGCTGGCCCGTACGCTGC of the Micromonospora sp. NBC_01796 genome contains:
- a CDS encoding UvrD-helicase domain-containing protein; protein product: MSQSSLFAATAPTPSRRADAGPRYTPFELAKLLRMDHAPTREQAAIIAAPVEPLLVVAGAGSGKTETMAARVVWLVANGYVQPEQVLGLTFTRKAAGELAHRIRTRLDQLVRRLGRDGRDPEGDQLGGEPTVATYHSYAARIVTEHGLRAGYEPSTRLLTEASRWQLADLLVRTYDGDMSDVDRMPSTITDAVLALAGELAEHLVTPDELSAWTGRFYAEVSSQPGKIYADVRKALKIQQIRLKLMPLVRAYDQRKDDFEAMDFGDQMARAARVARDHPEVGAIERERYRVVLLDEYQDTSHAQVVLLRALYGGGHPVTAVGDPCQSIYGWRGASAGTLNRFPTEFNHTGGRRARTLTLTTSWRNRPEILGVANGLAVPLRAAGAQVSELAAAMQVKDPIPGRTARGAAGGTVHCALLSTYEEEADWIADSLLAAWRGAARMPTALPEHIPVERRPTSAVLVRVRSQIPAIEAALRERGLPVEVVGLGGLLDTPEVRDVVCTLRVLADPTDGAALLRLLTGARWRIGPRDLVALHKRSRAIATARRELPRADGDAEPEISTDRLDDATLVEALADLGPAQLYSAEGYARLRAYGLELGLLRHRLDQSLPDLVADVERTIGLEVEVAVRAGTDGRGGDAGLARGHLDALGDVAARFSGDSTNASLSGFLAFLAAAEEEERGLAPGELEVMEGAVQIVTAHAAKGLEWDVVAVAGLTRGVWPGPVRNSDHYLLGLGVLPFPLRGDADGLPVLALDEVADQKGVMKALTTFTEQWRAHDEREERRLAYVAVTRPRRLLLCSGYWWGDGVKLARGPSVFLREVYDRCLTGDGYVIDAWAPEPAGDAVNPTTEVVLRAEWPADPLGGRRPAMADAAALVRQHMAADTGPPLPAATVDPPAERDAAEPAADPAGGREAEAAADPDLDRWRREADLLLAERAELAQRVGPIEVALPGHLSVSQLVALRRDPHALARTLRRPMPSRPDPYARRGTAFHAWLEQRFGAGRLLDIDELPGAADEDAAPDEALVELQQRFLASEWADRMPAEVEVPFATVVAGVVVRGRMDAVFSGPGSRFDVIDWKTGREPVGAAADAAAVQLAAYRLAWAELAGVPLEQVRAAFHYVREGTTVRPVDLLDADGLAALITALPVA